A part of Populus alba chromosome 8, ASM523922v2, whole genome shotgun sequence genomic DNA contains:
- the LOC118052251 gene encoding serine/threonine-protein phosphatase PP1 isozyme 4, protein MATQGQTAMDLAVLDDIIRRLTEVRSARPGKQVQLSEAEIKQLCVASRDIFLKQPNLLELEAPIKICGDIHGQYSDLLRLFEYGGFPPEANYLFLGDYVDRGKQSLETICLLLAYKIKYPENFFLLRGNHECASINRIYGFYDECKRRFNVRLWKSFTDSFNCLPVAALIDDKILCMHGGLSPDLTNLDQIRNLPRPIAVPDTGLLCDLLWSDPCRDVKGWGMNDRGVSYTFGPDKVQEFLTKHDLDLVCRAHQVVEDGYEFFADRQLVTIFSAPNYCGEFDNAGAMMSVDENLLCSFQILKPAERKAKFMMPNKM, encoded by the exons ATGGCTACGCAAGGGCAGACGGCGATGGACCTCGCCGTACTAGATGATATAATCAGACGGTTAACAGAAGTCCGATCAGCCAGACCAGGCAAGCAAGTTCAGCTATCGGAGGCTGAGATCAAGCAACTCTGTGTTGCTTCTCGTGATATTTTCCTTAAACAACCTAATCTGCTCGAGCTTGAAGCCCCCATCAAGATATGCG GTGACATTCACGGGCAGTATAGTGATTTATTGAGACTTTTTGAGTATGGAGGTTTTCCTCCTGAAGCCAATTATCTATTTTTAGGGGACTACGTTGATCGAGGAAAGCAAAGTTTGGAAACTATATGCCTTTTGCTTGCCTATAAGATTAAATATCCAGAGAACTTCTTTCTTCTACGAGGAAACCATGAATGTGCTTCTATAAATCGGATATATGGATTTTACGATGAATGTAAGCGGCGGTTTAATGTGAGGCTATGGAAATCCTTCACTGACAGTTTCAACTGCCTCCCTGTTGCTGCTTTGATAGACGACAAGATATTGTGCATGCATGGTGGTCTttcccctgatttgaccaatttGGATCAAATTAGGAACTTGCCTCGCCCAATTGCTGTTCCAGACACTGGCTTGCTTTGTGATTTACTCTGGTCAGATCCTTGTAGAGATGTTAAGGGATGGGGGATGAATGATAGAGGAGTTTCATACACCTTTGGTCCTGATAAGGTGCAAGAATTTCTGACAAAGCATGATTTAGACCTTGTCTGTCGTGCTCATCAG GTTGTGGAGGATGGGTATGAATTCTTTGCCGACAGGCAACTTGTTACCATATTTTCAGCTCCCAACTATTGTGGTGAATTTGATAATGCTGGTGCTATGATGAGCGTTGATGAAAATCTGTTGTGCTCCTTTCAAATTTTAAAGCCCGCAGAGAGAAAGGCCAAGTTCATGATGCCAAACAAAATGTGA